The following coding sequences lie in one Chelmon rostratus isolate fCheRos1 chromosome 2, fCheRos1.pri, whole genome shotgun sequence genomic window:
- the hipk1b gene encoding homeodomain-interacting protein kinase 1 isoform X1 → MSSQLQVFSPPSISSSAFCRVKKLKVESNVWDVSTTEAYSSIAGQSAYTFAPAMAVPPFAPSLVFPPAAPGSRGQVVVRAADSTGSLPRGSSRRVTEQATSSSYAHAEMSSETRGHRHGQKRKIEEANEGSGSGCGSVQILEELSAPAATYSTRTGGGGGGTGQSIPHSAPTTKSSSSNGEGDYQLVQHEILCSVSCSYEVLEFLGRGTFGQVAKCWKRGTNEIVAIKILKNHPSYARQGQIEVGILNRLSAENADEYNFVRSYECFQHKGHTCLVFEMLEQNLYDFLKHSKFSPLPLRHIRPILQQVATALMKLKSLGLIHADLKPENIMLVDPLRQPYRVKVIDFGSASHVSKAVCSTYLQSRYYRAPEIILGLPFCEAIDMWSLGCVIAELFLGWPLYPGASEYDQIRYISQTQGLPAEYLLSAGTKTIRFFNRGPDSSYPLWRLKTPAEHEMEMGIKSKEARKYIFNCLDDMMQVNLSSHLEGTDMLAEKADRREFIDLLKRMLRLDADKRITPTKTLGHPFVTMSHLMDYPHSSHVKSCFQNMEICKRRSSYDSGKSLYSTNAVPSAAAGNLTVTFSSQLNQHNQVPSAGGAVPLLNYQPALYQQATINIPGLAQQSVPIPTRPAGLCSQTEPFQQTLIVCPPSTIQGLQPSSKSSSFPVRMENSVPIVPQNQSAQSLQIQPSMLTQGSCTPLMVATLHPPSAGIAPQYSLPLGLGAGVGRPTLLEHTATVLQAWPTGTQQILIPSSWQQVPGVAIHSSAHQSNVAESPLETLDASTQQGHSWRSSTQARTQQERKKVKARRGENRNRGISTASLLGSSGVTPPSSSATLSQPIIISDTPSPAVSIITIHSDTDTEDERKFHPASVGVSQRTNVISCVTVHDSDSSTASPLTPLPRTLNPASTMSSRQAKSLAVVAPSVKTQGCERGAVSRARLETVNYMKPKRSSNRQPCSSGESMEHQGLVPSQSHPLNLSQVQPVVSSSQERSHSDSSLRPQQTFPPAVSASRYNFPEVSALASASAPGPSLYTYPASTALSSASQAMEQLLGRSHGSHGHSPSAYAATYTSSSSSSRRDSASRKDSVSSLLHGLPAAYQHQFAAGSPYVSVTPRAEAYSAYQLSPRRLTQYPYL, encoded by the exons ATGAGCTCTCAGCTGCAggtcttctctcctccctccatctcctccagtgCCTTTTGCCGTGTGAAGAAGCTGAAGGTGGAGAGCAACGTTTGGGATGTGTCCACCACTGAAGCATACAGCTCTATAGCAGGCCAGTCAGCATACACCTTTGCTCCAGCCATGGCTGTGCCACCCTTTGCACCATCCTTGGTCTTCCCTCCTGCAGCACCTGGCTCCAGAGGTCAAGTGGTGGTGCGGGCAGCTGATAGCACTGGTAGTCTTCCCCGCGGATCCAGCCGGCGTGTCACAGAGCAGGCAACGTCTTCCTCTTATGCTCATGCTGAGATGTCCTCTGAAACGAGGGGGCACAGGCACGGCCAGAAGAGAAAGATTGAGGAAGCCAATGAAGGCAGTGGGAGTGGATGTGGCAGTGTCCAAATATTGGAGGAGctctcagctcctgcagcaacTTACTCCACTCGtactggtggtggtggagggggcaCAGGCCAGTCTATACCCCACTCAGCTCCAACCACCAAGAGCAGCAGCTCCAATGGTGAAGGGGACTATCAGCTAGTGCAGCATGAgatcctctgctctgtgtcctgCAGCTATGAAGTGCTGGAGTTTTTGGGGAGAGGCACGTTCGGACAAGTGGCCAAATGCTGGAAGAGGGGCACCAATGAGATTGTGGCTATTAAGATCCTGAAAAACCATCCATCATATGCTCGTCAAGGCCAAATTGAG GTGGGCATCCTGAACCGGCTGAGTGCCGAGAACGCAGATGAGTACAATTTTGTGCGTTCATATGAATGCTTCCAACACAAGGGTCACACCTGCCTGGTGTTTGAGATGCTGGAGCAGAACCTGTATGACTTTCTCAAGCACAGCAAGTTCAGCCCGCTCCCCCTGCGGCACATCAGGCCCATCCTACAGCAG gtgGCTACAGCGCTGATGAAACTGAAAAGCCTGGGCCTGATTCATGCAGACCTGAAACCTGAGAACATCATGCTGGTCGACCCCCTTAGGCAGCCCTACAGGGTGAAAGTCATTGACTTTGGCTCAGCAAGTCATGTGTCCAAAGCTGTCTGCTCAACATACTTACAGTCTCGCTACTACAG GGCTCCAGAGATCATTTTGGGTCTGCCGTTCTGTGAGGCCATTGACATGTGGTCTTTAGGCTGTGTGATCGCTGAGCTGTTTCTGGGTTGGCCCCTCTACCCTGGAGCTTCAGAGTACGACCAG attcGTTACATTTCTCAGACTCAAGGTCTGCCTGCAGAGTACCTACTGAGCGCCGGCACTAAGACCATTCGCTTCTTCAATCGAGGCCCAGACTCTAGCTACCCACTCTGGAGACTTAAG ACCCCAGCAGAGCATGAAATGGAGATGGGCATCAAGTCCAAGGAGGCCAGGAAGTATATCTTCAACTGTCTGGATGACATGATGCAG GTCAACTTGTCTTCTCATTTGGAGGGGACAGACATGTTGGCTGAGAAAGCTGATAGAAGAGAGTTTATAGACCTCTTGAAGCGGATGCTCCGTCTGGACGCCGACAAAAGGATCACACCCACAAAAACTCTGGGTCACCCCTTTGTCACAATGAGCCACCTCATGGACTATCCCCACAGCTCCCA TGTGAAGTCCTGCTTCCAGAACATGGAGATCTGCAAACGCCGGAGCTCCTATGACAGTGGCAAATCCCTGTACTCCACCAATGCAGTCCCTAGCGCTGCAGCGGGCAACCTCACTGTTACCTTCAGTAGCCAACTCAACCAGCATAACCAG GTGCCTTCTGCGGGGGGAGCGGTGCCTTTGCTGAACTACCAGCCAGCTCTGTACCAACAGGCGACGATCAACATTCCCGGGCTGGCTCAACAGAGCGTCCCGATTCCAACGCGTCCTGCTGGGTTGTGTAGCCAGACGGAACCCTTCCAGCAGACTCTCATCGTGTGCCCCCCCTCCACTATTCAAG GGCTACAGCCATCCAGTAAGAGTTCTAGTTTCCCTGTGAGGATGGAGAACTCTGTACCCATAGTACCTCAGAACCAGTCAGCTCAGTCGCTGCAGATCCAGCCAAGTATGCTCACACAG GGTTCCTGCACACCCCTGATGGTGGCCACCCTGCACCCACCCTCAGCAGGCATAGCCCCCCAGTATTCTCTGCCCCTCGGGCTGGGCGCCGGGGTGGGTCGGCCCACCCTCCTGGagcacacagccacagtgcTG cagGCCTGGCCCACGGGCACCCAACAGATCCTCATACCATCATCATGGCAGCAGGTCCCAGGTGTGGCCATCCACAGCTCTGCCCACCAGTCAAATGTTGCTGAATCACCCCTGGAAACACTTGATGCTTCCACACAGCAGGGACACAGCTGGAG GAGCTCGACCCAAGCCAGGacgcagcaggagaggaagaaggtgaaAGCCAGACGTGGAGAAAATAGAAACAG GGGTATATCCACTGCATCATTACTCGGCAGCAGCGGTGTGACCCCACCCAGCTCCAGCGCCACACTGTCCCAGCCAATCATCATCTCCGACACACCCAGCCCAGCGGTCAGCATCATCACTATTCACAGTGACACCGACACGGAGGATGAGCGCAAGTTCCATCCCGCCAG TGTTGGTGTGAGCCAGCGCACAAACGTTATCAGCTGCGTGACGGTGCACGACTCAGACTCCTCCACAGCCAGTCCCCTGACTCCTCTGCCCCGCACACTGAACCCAGCAAGCACCATGTCATCACGCCAGGCCAAGTCTCTGGCAGTGGTGGCGCCTTCAGTCAAAACCCAAGGGTGTGAGAGAGGAGCGGTGTCACGTGCACGCTTAGAGACTG TGAACTACATGAAGCCTAAGAGATCATCCAACCGACAGCCCTGCAGTTCAGGAGAGAGCATGGAGCATCAAGGACTGGTGCCAAGCCAGTCACACCCCTTAAACCTCAGCCAG GTTCAGCCCGTGGTTTCTTCATCTCAGGAGCGTTCCCACAGTGACTCATCTTTGCGCCCCCAGCAGACGTTCCCCCCAGCCGTCTCAGCCTCTCGCTACAACTTCCCAGAAGTGTCCGCCCTGGCCTCGGCCTCGGCCCCCGGCCCCAGCCTGTACACCTACCCGGCCTCCACCGCCCTCTCCTCAGCTTCTCAGGCCATGGAGCAGCTGCTGGGCCGCAGTCACGGCAGCCACGGGCACTCCCCCTCCGCCTATGCAGCAACGTacacctcatcctcctcctcctccaggaggGACTCGGCCAGTCGGAAGGATTCTGTCAGTAGTCTGCTGCACGGCCTCCCCGCAGCCTACCAGCACCAGTTTGCCGCTGGTTCTCCCTACGTTAGTGTGACGCCCCGGGCCGAGGCTTACAGTGCCTACCAGCTAAGCCCCAGGCGCCTCACGCAGTACCCCTACCTATAG